CCTGCACCTCACCGGCGATTTTCAGGCACCACCGACCCTGCATGGCTCCTACCGGCGGGGGCGGGGCcgctgtgcctccggcggctggggctccgccccagaccccgtggctccgccccagaccccgtggctcctgcttcgcaggagattgctaggaccgtggAGCCAGCGAACGAGCGAGTCGGGCTGGACCTGAACCATAGAACCCGTAAAAAAACCCACCCGTCAACACCCAGACCCGGCCCCCAACAAACCCGGGATCCCCccgaaacgactcgagcgaagcgagaggagcaaccagggtctggggcggagccccagccgccggaggcacatcctGACCACGAGCGTGCATGCGAGGACGGTATGGGATGATACCGAGGTTTGGGGATCGAGTATTTTTGTTGGGATTGGTCCCTGCATCGGCTGGCGTGACCGCGGAGAGGACCAGGTGACGGGTTTGTGGCGCGGTGGCGTCGATGGGGTATAAAAGGGGGTTTGGCGTGGTCTTAGGGGCTCAGAGAGAGGTTTTTGAGAAGGAAAACAGTGAAAACGGGCGTGATTCGACGCAATTGACGGAGATATCCAGGTTGAAGAGAGCTGTTAAGTTACCTGCAGTACTCGCTTGCTAGAGATGCATAAATAATAGACGGATCGCGGTTTCTGCAATTGGGACATTTGTTCTGCTATTTCTCGCTACTTTCCGGGTTCTCCTCTGAAACTGGTTTGATTTCTGGATAAAAGAGTGTTTGTGTTAGTTACAAGTCATTGTCGTTATTGATTGGTCGCTactgatttttttatttttgactGTTGCTTGTCTATTGCTCGGTCAATTGCTCATTGCTACACTGGTTCTGTCATTAGCGGTCCATTAGCTATTGATAGGCGATTCGGTCAGCTGATACTGGCTAGTGATATTCCGGTACTACTGGCTTTTGATTTCCCGCGCTACTAGTGAAACGAGTGATACAATTAGTAACTTCTAATAACAATTGATAGTACTGGTGCTACTAGTAATACAACTATACTACTAGTGATACACCTGTACTACTACTGATAACTTCAGATACTACTGGCAGTAGTATTGATACAAGTCATACAACTGGTGCCATTATAAGTTCTGATACGACTGGTTCTACTGGTCATATTACAGAGCGCAATTGATATTCTCGGCACTACTAGTGATCTAACTGATACTACTGACTTCTGATCCcactagtactactagtgATATAACTGATAATTTCTGAATACGGTTCCACTGACACAACAGAACATGTATGGAGACCCAGTCAGGCCGTATATCGGCACGTTTCTAGGAAGACAACCTGCCGTGATTGAATTCGCGCAATGGTCGGGATTCAAGGTCTTGCCAGCACACATCGACGAGTGTGTAGCGGCATTTCTGTTCTATGAAGCCATTCACAGGCTGTCAGCAGCATTCAGTCCGCGACTGGTTTCCAGCTACAAGACGCTGAGTCGCAGAAACCAGATCAATTTCGACATCCACGTGGTGTCCATGGTACAATGCATTCTTATCTGCATCATCTCGTACCCACTGTTCAACGACCCTGTCCTGAGACTCGACATCTTCAATTCATATACACCCTATGCCGGGTTCATCTCGGCCATGGCCATTGGCTACTTTGCGTGGGACACGTACGTGTGCACGAGATACGTCCATCTGTTCGGACCTGGGTTCCTAGTGCATGGAGTCTGTGCTCTGCTGGTATATGGCCAATCATTAAGACCGTTTGCTCTTTACTACTCGCCAATTTTCCTATTATTCGAGCTATCGACGCCATTTCTGAACGTCCACTGGTTCTCGAGCCACTTACCAGCCGGCACAATCCCCAACTGGATCCAGACCATCAACGGCATCTTCCTGCTCATCACCTTCTTCTCAGTCCGCATCGTCTGGGGATTCTTCTACGCTGGACACTTCGGATACAACTTCTACAAAGCCTACTCCTCGCTCGCCCTACCCACCTGGGTCCCCATCTCCATCCTGGTGTCCAACCTCACACTCGACACTCTCAACGTGTTCTGGTTCTCTAAGATGATCACCATCGCCCGTCGCAAGTTCTCGGCGGCCGGCCCTACCAAGAAGAATCAGTAATAGACACTTTTTTATTCTGCgagtggtgctgcctccggcggctggggctccgccccagaccccgctgctcctctcgcttcgctcgagtcgggcgtgggggttCCCAGCAGGGCTTGATCCGTGATCTGAAAACCAGCCAGCGAGGCCcgcccgacgcccgactcgagcgaagcgagaggagcagcggggtctggggcggagccccagccgccggaggcagcgtcgCCTTAACAGAGAATTAAAGTCTATTGAGAAAAGAAAGCGTCAGTTCTGTAACTGGCGTAGCCAGGGCGGTTGAGAGAGTTGAGGGCGACCTGGATGTCGGTGTTGATGTCGGCGATGAGTGCTTCTTTGGATACGTAGTTGAGTTCGGGTCGGATGTAGCCGAGGATCATGAACTTGATGGCCGCTCCGTAGAAAGCGTCGGAGAATTTGTGGATGATATGGATCTCGGCTGACCGTTTTTTGTTGCCGTAGAATGGGTTCCAGCCAACGCTCATGACCATGGGGAACACCACGTCGCTGTCTTTGCCGCATTCCAGGGTCTCGCCGTAAGAGAATTCCACTTTTCGAGTGCCGTCGGTGCCTTCAGGACATGTTTCTATCGTGTGCGGGTGCTGGCTCGATTTATGAACACTGGCCCATCCGTAATAAATACCAGTATCGCCAATATCAAGAGCGTCAAATGCATCTTGAGGGATGTTGGCAGTGGGGATTCCAAGGTCTGACGAACCTCGACCATAGCCTGCAATCACTCTTGTATTTACTCGTAGAGGATATGGAGGTTCTGGCGACTCGGGGCCTACAACCTGTGGTCTATTTTCTCGAGACatggcagtagcagtggaCGTGGTCATGGCTTGGGTCTACTTTTGTATCTACCCCTGGCTCTAGATATCAGGATCTCGGTTGATGTAGTGATAGTACAATGATCCACGTAAATATTCGCACTCGGAAGTCAGAAATATTAAACCGACGCCAAAAAAGAAGTGATCTCAGTtgaaaacaaactcaaatCCAGTGTGGTTGCTGAGATATTAAGCTCCGTGACAGTTTCACAGATAAGCTATCAGTCAGTGATGCCGTTTATGGCAGCTATCACTTCAACATTGATTATCGGGCCCTAACCCATTGATATAGGAAGATGGTTTTCTGAGGATTGATCGTGAGCTCTTGTTGTCATTAAAACTcattttgaagaaaatcaGATACAAGAGAAGACTAAAATCGAATTTTGCAGTTAATTGAGGGTGGTGTGGCACTTTTATGGCAATGTATAGTAGGTTGGTCTGTTAAAGAGCTTATAGATGCTATATAGGACACAGTCATTTGCAATAGtgttaataataattctAAAAGAATTATATGGGTCTGcaagtatatttataagtTCTGGAATATCATGAGATTCAGCTTTTGAACCGAAATTCCATGGCGTGTAAGAATTCCAGATGGCTGTTTTGGGTGAGAAACTGCCCTTTTGATGCGATGCCCAATCCCCGACGCCcaactcgagcgaagcgagaggagcagcggggtctggggtggagccccagccgccggaggcagcaccaccccAGGGAAAGAGCCCCGAAAGTGGGAGAATGAAGAGTGAAATTTGTAGAACCAAGTACAGtaaactcaggggtaaaaatcacgtgatggAGATCCCAGATAAAGATAAGATACGGATAAGAGATGACGGGAAGATCCAGTGACTGATTGACCAGTGGATTTAGTTTGACTGGACTGGACCATACCAAGAAGAGGAGTTTTGAACTGGGAATAATTGCGAAGAGGAGTAGAAATGGCTACAGTTCAAGGATCAGTGAAACTGATTGAGGGCCTGCGAAAGATACATACGTTTCCGCAGTACTATTTAGAGTGTGAGAACGGAAACCGACGAAGCTCGGTCGCGATTATTCTTCGGTTTCCCGGCGTGAAATGTATTGGAAGCACAGTAACTGAGGTGCTGAATAATCTGCCGGAACTGGTAGACCCGGAAATTCTGTTTATAAAGCGAGCGACCAGCGAACGGGATAGGTGGTCGTCGCATATCGCGGTTCCCGGCGGGAAATGCGAGAAAGACGAGACAGATCTCGAGGCTGCTGTGAGAGAAGCGTATGAAGAAGTGGGATTGGATCTCACAAAAGACGGTGTTTACGTCGGTCCATTAGATCAACGACTCCTGAAAGTTTCCTGGGGAACGCGAGCCATCATGACTCTATGTCCATTTGTGTTTATTCTGACGAACCTCGAAGCCCAAGTCGAAATCCAGCCATCTGAAGTGGCCACGGCATTCTGGTATCCTCTTTCTAAGATTCTAGACCCGTCAAAACGGTCGATAGAAACAGTAGGTGTCGACGGACGATTGAGTCTGGAAAAGTATAAACTGATTCCCTCGGCTCTTCACAAGTTCATCTACGCTAATGTCGGCAAACTGAATTTTTCAGCCATTGACCTTTTCCCGTCACCAAACGAACTTCTTCACTCGGAAACCAATGCTGATTTAGCAGACCCGCCATATAAACTGTGGGGCGTCACGTATTCAGTGATGATAGATTTGATCTCGGTGATCGatccacctccaccacaaCGGATCCGCGCCAACGATATCAAACTGCCAGTTCTCCAGTTCTGGGACATGCGATTCTTCATCTGGCTCTTCAGCTACCGCTACCTGCACAAACGACGAGCGGAAATCGACCGCATCCTCAACGGTCCCGGCCCAGTCCCAGGGGCTATGAACCTCGTCAACCGCCTGCTCGACGGCTACTTCCGCTATCCTCGCCAGGCTATTGTCACGGCACTGGCTCTCCGCACCGTCGTCTCCATGTACCTGGTAGCACGGGCGGTGCGTTTTCTTCTCTCGAGACGGTAGATTTTTCTGCGGACgtggtgtgcctccggcggctggggcgctgccccagaccccgtagctcgcttcgctcgttcTACGGGCATCCCCAGCTGCTTGTTATCCCCCGACgtaacgagcgaagcgagccacggggtctggggcagagccccaaccgccggaggcacgtcgCGACCATAAAATGCAAAGTGTTTATTAGTATTTAAGGGAGCATGGGCTTAACGACCACCGAGAGTTTGCCCTTTTTGCGCCATTCCTCGCCGAGGAGTTGCAGACGGAGAGCTGCTGGGAACCGCTGGTCGGGTTTCAGCATGGCCCAGGGTCCAGATGCCAGTTGAAGGGCTTTGATGGCCTGGCGGCCGTACACTTGGACAAACCGTTCTGAGGCAATGTCCCACCAGGCAGCCACGGCGGCAAAGTCGCCGTTTTGAACGAGTTCGGGGTCTTTATTGAGCTGGCGAGCAAGGAATCGCCAGGTGTTTGAGAACGGGTATGGGTGGTTGAACGGTGTTCCTTTGAGTTGTTCGGTCATGGTGATAACTGTCCATACAGAACACATTCCAGACACTCGTTCTGAGTAGACAGCATCGTCTTCCCATTTCTCGTTCTTTCGTTTGTATCCCATACGGATCCGGCCCTCTTCAGTGTCAATGTTGCATGAGTAACCTATCACTTGAGGACACTTTTTCACGAATCGTGCTAATAGCAAATCGACCAATTCCGGGAACTGAGCCATACAGAAAGTGGCCAATGTTCCTAGTGGCACGGCAGATTGGACTGCTACAATGGTCTCGGTCTCGGCTTGTGCAACTACTCCTTTGGCGAAAAAGTTCAGTAGCCATAAATAAGTGAGATGATTGAACTTCTTAGCTTGTTCAAATACATCGAATAGTTCTCGTAGAATCGTTTGTAATTGGCCTCGTGAGTCGGTCAATTGACCTAATTTGACTTTAATATGACGTTTGTTCTGAAAACAGTATTTGCGAAGATTGGCATCAGCACTGACAGGCGCGAGGATTTTCTCCTTGATTTCCACAATCTTGGCTTTTCGTTGAGCAAACTCTTTATCTACTTTAGTCCAGTCTGTATACTGCCGAGAtttggctgcttcttcggctGCTGCCTTTGCAGCGGCcgcttcagcagcagctttggctttggcttcttcagctgctttCTTTTCAGCTTCTTTTCTGGCTTCTGCATTAGCAACATCTATAGCTTCCtgtttctttctttcttcctCTTGTTTCTTTCTAGCTTCTTCTAATTCCCGTTGGATTCTAGCTTGTTCCTCCTGTTGTTTCCGCAGCCGTTCTTTTTCAGCCTCTGCTTCACGAcgtttttgttctttgaTCTCTTCTTCGTACCGAATTCGCTCGTTGATCAAATCTGAGACTCTCTTTTTACGTCGAGCGACGATATTATTGGCATTCTCATTTGTCGAAATGATCTGAAGATTGAACTGGTCTGTCAGTTGATCCAGCTTGTCCTGTATCGTCTGCTCATCGTCTTTGACGAGATCAGCGTACTTTTCTATATTTGATATACTCCATTTGTTGACCATGGCATCTAATTTGTTGATATCGGCAGTCACTTGCATCTGGTTCATGATAcgactggttcttcttaGTGATGGTGAAATGTTCACCTCGGATCCAAAAGATCGATCACTATCTAACACTGTTGTCTGATATCTCGATGCACTGGCACTTCCATTAACAGGCGAAGAAATAGCTCCTTTATTAGAGAAGCTTCTGTTACCACTATCGCTAGTCACACTTCCCACATGAGGAAATGATTTAGTGGCCGCCGGCGTCGTGGAACGCTGATTCTGTCCCGGTGTTTTCAGTGGAGTACTTGTATTCCTTTGAAAAGACAGCTGTGATGGttgttgtgtttgtgttttCAACGGAATGTTCATACTCATACTTCCAGTCGCACTTCTATTCAAAAAGCTGTCTCCTGGACTACTACTAGTAAAAGTTGCAGTAtttagttttttttggtcgTGCAGACCACTAACACCAGTCGGAAGACTACTCTTTTCCAGATCTTTCAGCAGTTCAGATCTTTGTTCGGTAAACAGACGGAAACTCTCATCTTCAGACCAATCACTCGTCGCGTCCTCGCCGCCTGCTTCTTGTCCAAGAGCATCCTCATAGGTCACTTCTATAaactcgtcgtcatcttcactaTCACCGTCTCGAGGACCGACTGGaaactcttcttcttcagaatcCTGCGACCACAGCGAGTCGACATCCGAGTCGCTGTAAGAGCTTGATCTATGAGGAGTAAAACGCATGTTGATTTGACACTAGTGACCAGCACTTTTGTTGTATCAACCCGCCAATCTAGCAGTATCCAGTGTCTAGTAACTACACACCTGTGTCTCAGTTACCAATCGTTTCCAAAAGAGAACAATTCCGGAATTCTGATTCTTCGACCGAGTGTCGAGCTCTCTCACGATTCACGAACTAGgtgaaatatcaacatGCATCGGCACTCAATTGTCAGTCCCTGTATAGTAATATCACATGacttctcagggggtgagAAGTTACTGACGACTGATGGCTTCCGAAAGTTTTTTAATTCTCTGTCAACAGTTTTAATTAAATAAGATTTGCGTTAAGGACGTTTAAGCTAGCAGGCAAAAAAGGTCCAGGTGAGTTGAATACAACCAACCTTCGAGCGACAGAACCGGGCTAGTGATCCGGTTTATGGTCCTCTgaaactcaattgaaaacTTCAAAGTATCCTCAATTCAGAGTACCCAGCTTCTGGGGGCTCCTCACGCCCGACTCcagcgcagcgagaggagccacggggtctggggcggagccccagccgccggaggcacatgCCCACCCCCTGAACATCCCCGGTACAAGAATGAACCTCGAATCACCCACAGCCGCACCGAATCTCGTTtctgaaaatttcaagttCGGGAGAGTGAACCTGGATCAGCGTGAAAAGAATCCGACAGACCAGGTGTGATTGAGACGGTCTCGCAGTGAATTTGTCGCCAGAATAAATTTCCATTTGTGGTATCTGACTTGCTAGCGACTCGTAAACGAAGTTAGAGAATTCATTGGCGTCGAACCtgtcttctttttcagaaACACCAGATCCACTATAGACATCATCACACAAACCTCGACATGAGCATGTTCAAGAGAGCCTTTCACACGACGGTGCCCACGGCAGGAAAACCCGGTGTGAGCATTGTCCACCCGGTGCATCACACAGTGAAGTTCAAAAAAGCCCAAGTATCAGAGAGATACAGAGAACTATTAACACCCAAGTCGTCGATTCTGTCGGCCGGATTCCGACCGCTAGTAGTGTCGCCCGACCGAGTTCGCGACCACCATTATAACACGATTCAATCAGATCTGTTACTGATTAACTATATGCATGGAGCCGAGGATAAAAAGGGTATTAAAATGCGAGAATGGGATGGCTCGTCGCCATATCATCTCAACAGAGCGCCGCGACCTCCTCGTGGCCGATCTAGAGCCACTAAAGACATTAAAGTACGAGATTGGTCGAATGTGCCGGAAATCGTCGGAGTATCACTCAACTGTTTTGTCCCTGAAGCCAAAGAAGTGTCAGATATCGCGGTTGCTGCCAAACTGCAACTACAACAAATCACAGGTGTTAAAGCCCGCACCGTCTACTCACGATCCAACGTGCCCACCTGGAGACTACGTCCCGGTATGGCCATGGGCGCTAAAGTGCATCTTGTGGGACGACCCATGAACCAATTCTTGTATACACTGACCGAAATCGTTCTCCCGCGATCCAAAACGTTTACTGGAGTCTCTAACAGTGCTGGTGACACCACAGGCAACATCACTGTCGGTATCAGTGCCGACGACGCCCGCTCGTTCCCCGAAATCGAAGGTAACATCGAACAATGGGCTACCACCTTCGGTTTCGACATCACCATCCACACCACAGCCCAAGTCGACCCCGACGCCCGCACCCTCCTCTCGGCCTACGGGTTCCTCTTCAAGGGTGAAGAGAAGTTCCCGTCGCGAATGTAAATAATCCACTGTACATAGTCCTTATTTCTTCCAGGGGGACAGCatctggcggctggggctctgctccagctgccggaggcagtccccctAGGTGGAATAGTAAAACacaataaaattatttagATAGCGGCGAGGGTTTGATTTTGCGTTGGAGCTCAGCGACCCGGTCGCCGAGGGAGAGGGCCAGGCCCTGGCCCTTGGACCGGATGCGGACGTGGCCGGTGACCTTGCCAGAGGCGTCCTTTTCGATGCTGAGGTTGGCAAGAGCGTCTTCTCCGAACGAGGAGCGGGCATGCAGGTTGGCCGATAGGAACTGGCACTCGTCTTTGTAGTTACCGTCGGCATCTGTTTCGTCAGAAAGGGCACCGGTGGTCAGACACGTCATGTTCGTGTTCTTGAGCAGGTATGCCAGGAACCCTCTTAGACTGGGGTACGTAACTGAGATGTTGACTTTGTTTTCCCACTCGAACTCGCTCCACATGGTCCGGAACTCGGTCTCAGAACAGTGACCGGGTTTAATGTAGTCCATGATATCCACGTGGATATCGTTGATGATGACCACGTTGTTCACGCTGCCAGTGTGTCCTTCGTAGATAATGTTACCGAAAATAACGCCAGCATCGGCTGATGACACCTTGATCGTGGTCTGAACGCTGTGGAACGATTGTGGCCCGACATTCTGTGTGGTGGGTCGCTCTACAACCTTCAGGTCTCCCAAAGTCGCAAACTCCACAGACAGGTTCTGTAGAGTCTCGGTGGTCTGGTTGAACAACAGAACATCCAGTACAATATCGAACTGGTGCACAATCACATACGCTTCGGCATACACAGGGTCTGAGAATCCGGTCAGTTGAACAATGCGGTTCAATCGAGATGCAATCTTATCGCTGGATGCATCGTTGGCAGCTGAaagtgctgcttcgtcaCTAGCATCGGCATTCTCCGAAGAAACGTTATTAGCCTCGAGACGCGCAAATTGTCGGAACTTGACGGGGCTGTCAACACGTGTAGCTGTCTTCTCACGTTCATTAGCATTCTTTTCgtcttgtttcttcttctgtttatCAATAAGAACCTTAAAAGCAGAGTGAGAATCCTGCAAAAACGCCAGGTCAATGGCGTCATTAGTGTCCAGAAGTGCCTGGATACACGAATACACTCTGTCAGCAGAATCCTCATCGATCTTCTGACTGACGATTTCCGACTCGCCAACTCGTAGAATCGATGTCAGGATAAGCAGGGCCTCGGCACGAAGCGCGTTCTTGTGTGAGTCGTTGTTGGACACTTTATTGAATCTCAGCACCAATTTAGTGATGGTGACTGCCAAAACTGCTGCCACAAAATAGTTGCCGTCGAGAATAAGTGCTCGTAATGGTGGTCGAGATGACTTGACTTTTTCCAGGTTCTTGGCATCAGTGGCTGTAAAAGCGCTTTCTGAAGCATAAGTACCATCAGCCAAAACTTTAGGTCCTTTCTTATGAGTGGTTCCTCCATTTGTAGTAGCACCGGACTCGGCATTGtcagcagcctcttcaCCATCGTTTCCACCATTTAACTTGTTACGTTCGGTAGACAGAATAGGAATCTCGCCCAAACTCTTACGAATATGGACCCACGAGTCATGAatatctgtttcttctaAACAATACTCACCAAGAATCCACAACGCGCCTCTATAAACACTGCCACTGCGAACCTCGTCACTGTTAAGAGTGGTCAAAAGACGCTTGACAATGGATTTACGAAGCTTGGGATACAACTCGACCACTTCCTTGACAAATGCAAtgacatcaacagcagaagacgaGTTGAAATCGCCAATAAAATCAAGCAGCAAATCAACCACACTAGTAGCCACTTCGCCAAACTTAACAGCACATGTGTGAATTGACTGGATCAACAACTGTCTATACTCGGTATTCTTATCAAAGTCACCACTGTTATTGACAGTCTTGGCCAAATCTTTCTTGAACAACCTCACAACATCATCCACATTCTTACTTGTAACCATACTGAGAGCCAATTCAAGTGCCTTTCTTCGCACATCCAGATCTGGACTCGACAATACAAGCAAAATGTCCATAGTCAGGTCGTTCAAAACACCTGGGTTCTTAATTCTCAATTTATCGACAATACTCAACACAATCAGCTTGATATTGTTATCCGACTCCTTAACAGCCAGATCAATAAACTTACTAGCAGCCGTTTTAATAGCTGAAGCATTACTAGTCAAACTGGTAAGTGCGTTAGCTGCGTCATATACAACCGTATTGGACGAAGATTCAAGAATCTCGCCAATAATCTTGATATAACTGTTCTTGAGTTCTGGATGGGTCTGTGCGTCCTTACGAATGAATTCAATAAATGCCAATTGCAGCAATTCCTCGAGTCCACTGATATTGGTATGATTCTTCTGGACAAACTCAAAAGCATCGTCTCTGCTCAAATTGCTGAGTGCAATAAACGCATTTCTCTTACAAGTAGCATCTGTCTCGTTATCCAGGAAAATCTTAATCAATTCAGTAGCATCAGGAATCAAGTGATCTGCCGAATGACTAGCAATTGAGTACACAGTGAACACGGCATTCTTTCGCACATAAGCATGACGATGGTCCAAACAAGCGCGAATACTGGGAATAAGAGGTTCTAGCAAATCGGGTTCGCGTAATTTGCACAAGAACCGCAAAGTAGCACCTCGAATGTATTCATTGGGATGTTGCAAGTCGTTTCGAATGGCATTACAAACAAGAATCATCTCCTGCTTGAGCTTACCATCAGCACCCAACTTGGGACAGATTTCCCAGTAAAAatgcagcagcttcttGAGCTGCTTGTTCCGCGACGGCATCACAAACCGGATAATCTGCATCAACAACTGAGGCATGGGGTCGCCATTCAACATAATCGTCAAAATGCGCTTCATGGCAtcgatcttcttctcgtcCGAGCCCTTCTCCAGCAGGTTCATAAAATCCTGCACCGACGGCTTCTCCGCGGTGTTGCTCTGCAATCTTTGTTAGCGACTGGTTGTTTTTGGGGAtgggttgtgcctccggcggctggggcgctgccccagaccccgttgctccgcttcgcggaggGCGTGGGGCCGTGCGTTTGTGCTGGTTTTTTCGGGTTCGCTGTCCAGCGGGGGACAGGGGATGCTATCCAGCTCAAAAAATTCAGGATCCAATGGCCAATTGCGCCCAACCAATCCCATCTGCCCCAAACCGACCACGATCCCCTCAGATCCACCGGccccccaaacccgactcgagcgaagcgagaggagcctgggggtctggggcacagccccagccgccggaggcacggccCCCAGTCACTGACTTACCTCGTAAACGAGAGTGTACGATGTCGCGTCCGCCATTGTCGTTGTTTCCGTGGTCTCACAAACGTGCGTGTCGTGAAGTTGGATGTCGAGCCTTTTGTCGCGCTTGAGTTGTTCACAAATCACATGGTACACCCTAACCCTATAACACCCTGAGGGGTGGTCGTGGTCTCGCGAGCTGGCCGAATTCGAGCTTTCTGACGCTGCTAGTCAATTTATATACCCATTTTAAAAGCATTGAGAGTATTCTTGAGCTGTCTCGAGCCCGTAAATTGCGTTTCTCACCGGACCCTCTTCAGGAAATAACCGGCACATTTTGGCaaaactcagggggtgaaaAATTCAGCCGCGCGCACCTGTTAGGGGTCAACTTCACGGGTTTACAAGGTCTTATCAGTAATCGCGACAATggctattatttttgtaaCTGGTAAGTGGTGGGTgcggggtgtgcctccggcggctggggctgcgccccagaccccctggctcctctcgcttcgctcgagtcggggttGGGGGTGCCAGGAGCGCGGGGATGGGGGACGGACGTTTCTAACTGAATGTCAGGTAACAAGAACAAACTCAAGGAGGTCAACCATATCCTGGGAGCCGACCGACTGGATAACAAAGCCCTGGATCTGGAGGAAATCCAGGGCACCATTGACGAAGTTTCGATCCACAAAGCGCAAACGGCTGCCAAACTCGTAAGTccacccccctccccacgcccgactcgagcgaagcgagaggagcaaccagggtctggggcggagccccagccgccggaggcggtCCCCCACCCCCGAAACTAACCCCTGTAGATCGGTGGACCCGTGATTGTCGAGGATACGTCTCTGGCGTTCACGGCCATGAACGACCTGCCTGGCCCGTATATCAAATGGTTCCTGTCGGCAGTCGGGCCTGAGGGGCTGTA
The Sugiyamaella lignohabitans strain CBS 10342 chromosome A, complete sequence genome window above contains:
- the MRPL7 gene encoding mitochondrial 54S ribosomal protein YmL7/YmL5 (Mitochondrial ribosomal protein of the large subunit; MRPL7 produces both YmL5 and YmL7, which are two different modified forms of the same protein; GO_component: GO:0005762 - mitochondrial large ribosomal subunit [Evidence IDA] [PMID 9151978]; GO_component: GO:0005739 - mitochondrion [Evidence IEA,IEA]; GO_component: GO:0005739 - mitochondrion [Evidence IDA] [PMID 16823961]; GO_component: GO:0030529 - ribonucleoprotein complex [Evidence IEA]; GO_component: GO:0005840 - ribosome [Evidence IEA,IEA]; GO_function: GO:0003735 - structural constituent of ribosome [Evidence IEA]; GO_function: GO:0003735 - structural constituent of ribosome [Evidence IDA] [PMID 9151978]; GO_process: GO:0032543 - mitochondrial translation [Evidence IC] [PMID 9151978]; GO_process: GO:0006412 - translation [Evidence IEA]), with product MFKRAFHTTVPTAGKPGVSIVHPVHHTVKFKKAQVSERYRELLTPKSSILSAGFRPLVVSPDRVRDHHYNTIQSDLLLINYMHGAEDKKGIKMREWDGSSPYHLNRAPRPPRGRSRATKDIKVRDWSNVPEIVGVSLNCFVPEAKEVSDIAVAAKLQLQQITGVKARTVYSRSNVPTWRLRPGMAMGAKVHLVGRPMNQFLYTLTEIVLPRSKTFTGVSNSAGDTTGNITVGISADDARSFPEIEGNIEQWATTFGFDITIHTTAQVDPDARTLLSAYGFLFKGEEKFPSRM